The proteins below come from a single Candidatus Hydrogenedentota bacterium genomic window:
- a CDS encoding patatin-like phospholipase family protein, translating to MKHTRRPYSVTARLGLLALGLLLLSGCTARPAINGRLDHYAPNQGYRYESTRPGPDNSDSLLVILTFSGGGTRAAALAYGTLEALRDTTIEWEGRTRRLIDEVDAISSVSGGSLPAGYYALFGDRIFEDFPDKVLYKDIQGNIIKQVLAVRNYARLMSPFFSRTNLMAEDFDESIFEGKTFGDLAARGNRPFLIMNATNMHQGSRFEFTQEQFDLLYSDLSKYPVGYAAAASAAFPGLLTPIVVRNHEEGRDYELPLWVRETLAAGDPGRYGYQLAEEMLAYVEHEQPYVHLVDGGVSDNLGLVPVILGMQGGITTAALWPAFTSGQVKKVVIITVNAKKGHEGEQELTAKIAGLFQVLDSATGTPLETFSQAQIEYLKLLIYTLRRDPQSIWDFRGSMHGGARGAMLGPVRPVDYHFIEVAFNRHDNAEERRYLNSLPTSFRLKTEQVDRLRAAARDILGTHPAFQDLLEELRAEAEGKAPAEE from the coding sequence ATGAAACACACACGCCGCCCATATTCCGTCACCGCGCGCCTGGGCCTGCTCGCGCTGGGGCTGCTGCTCCTTTCGGGCTGCACGGCCCGGCCCGCCATCAACGGGCGGCTGGACCACTACGCGCCCAACCAGGGCTACCGCTACGAGTCCACCCGGCCCGGCCCGGACAACTCGGACAGTCTCCTGGTCATCCTCACCTTTTCCGGCGGGGGCACCCGCGCCGCCGCCCTGGCCTACGGCACCCTCGAGGCGCTCCGCGACACCACCATCGAGTGGGAGGGGCGCACCCGCCGCCTGATTGACGAGGTGGACGCCATCTCCTCCGTCTCCGGCGGCAGCCTGCCCGCGGGCTACTACGCCCTCTTCGGCGACCGCATCTTCGAGGATTTCCCGGACAAGGTCCTCTACAAGGACATCCAGGGGAACATCATCAAGCAGGTGCTGGCCGTGCGCAACTACGCCCGGCTCATGTCCCCCTTCTTCAGCCGCACCAACCTGATGGCCGAGGACTTTGACGAGAGCATCTTCGAGGGCAAGACCTTCGGCGACCTCGCCGCGCGGGGGAACCGCCCCTTCCTCATCATGAACGCCACCAACATGCACCAGGGCAGCCGCTTCGAGTTCACCCAGGAGCAGTTCGACCTGCTCTACTCCGACCTCTCCAAGTACCCCGTGGGCTACGCCGCCGCCGCCTCGGCCGCCTTCCCCGGCCTGCTGACGCCCATCGTGGTCCGCAACCACGAGGAGGGCAGGGACTATGAACTGCCCCTGTGGGTGCGGGAAACCCTGGCCGCCGGCGACCCGGGCCGCTACGGATACCAGTTGGCGGAGGAGATGCTCGCCTACGTCGAGCACGAGCAGCCCTACGTCCACCTGGTGGACGGCGGGGTCTCGGACAATCTCGGCCTGGTCCCGGTCATCCTGGGGATGCAGGGCGGCATCACCACCGCCGCGCTCTGGCCCGCCTTCACCAGCGGACAGGTGAAAAAGGTGGTCATCATCACGGTGAACGCGAAGAAGGGCCATGAGGGCGAACAGGAGCTGACCGCGAAAATCGCCGGACTCTTCCAGGTGCTGGACAGCGCCACGGGCACCCCCCTGGAGACCTTTTCCCAGGCGCAGATCGAGTACCTCAAACTGCTCATCTACACCCTCAGAAGGGACCCCCAGAGCATCTGGGACTTCCGGGGAAGCATGCACGGCGGGGCGCGCGGCGCCATGCTGGGGCCCGTCCGGCCCGTGGACTACCACTTCATCGAGGTCGCCTTCAACCGCCACGACAACGCGGAGGAGCGGCGCTACCTGAACAGCCTGCCCACCTCGTTCAGGCTCAAGACCGAGCA